Proteins from a single region of Leptolyngbyaceae cyanobacterium:
- a CDS encoding zinc-dependent dehydrogenase codes for MTIDKAMKAQVFRGVNNLSYEEVPIPELATDEVLVRVRVVGLCQSDIKKIRYPLYQPPRIFGHETAGVISAVGSGVSNWQVGQRVVVMHHIPCMHCQYCLNDNFSMCDVYKNVTTTAGFAPSGGGFAEYVKVPGHIVRNGGLIPIPDDVTFEQASFVEPTNCCLKAVKKAQIAPGQTVLVTGAGPIGLMFVMLVKYFGAKAIATDLLPSRIEKALQMGAEAAFDARDPDLPAKIQAMTGGLGVDTTLLAVPSDRAFFQAIDCTRKGGKILFFAEFPDEVEIPINPNILYRREIDLMGSYSSSYRVQSLATDIVFNRRIDVDALISDRYPLKDLAAAVDRAVSPTPETYKILLYP; via the coding sequence ATGACGATCGACAAAGCGATGAAAGCACAGGTATTCAGAGGCGTTAATAACCTAAGTTACGAAGAAGTACCCATACCAGAACTGGCAACCGATGAGGTATTGGTACGGGTACGGGTAGTTGGTTTGTGTCAGTCTGATATAAAGAAAATTCGCTATCCCCTTTATCAACCCCCGCGCATCTTCGGACACGAAACCGCTGGGGTAATCTCTGCTGTAGGAAGTGGAGTGAGTAATTGGCAGGTGGGACAGCGGGTGGTAGTGATGCACCATATACCCTGTATGCACTGCCAATACTGCTTAAACGACAATTTTTCTATGTGTGATGTTTATAAGAACGTCACCACAACTGCTGGTTTTGCACCCAGCGGCGGCGGTTTTGCAGAATACGTGAAGGTTCCGGGTCATATTGTTCGCAATGGTGGGTTGATTCCGATCCCGGATGATGTAACTTTTGAGCAGGCGAGTTTTGTCGAGCCTACTAATTGCTGCTTGAAGGCTGTGAAAAAAGCGCAAATAGCACCTGGTCAAACGGTTTTGGTGACTGGCGCTGGGCCGATCGGACTGATGTTCGTGATGTTGGTAAAATATTTTGGTGCGAAGGCGATCGCCACGGACTTGTTGCCTTCCCGAATTGAAAAAGCTTTACAGATGGGGGCAGAAGCTGCTTTTGATGCTCGCGATCCCGATTTACCGGCAAAGATACAAGCCATGACGGGCGGTTTGGGAGTAGATACTACGCTGTTAGCCGTTCCCAGCGATCGAGCTTTTTTCCAAGCAATTGACTGTACTCGCAAAGGCGGTAAAATTCTATTTTTTGCTGAATTTCCTGATGAGGTAGAAATTCCTATCAATCCCAACATTTTGTATCGGCGGGAAATTGATTTGATGGGTAGTTACAGTTCTTCTTATCGGGTGCAATCTTTGGCAACTGATATTGTGTTTAACCGACGAATAGATGTAGATGCGTTGATTAGCGATCGCTATCCCCTCAAAGACTTAGCTGCCGCCGTGGATCGAGCGGTTTCTCCCACTCCGGAAACCTACAAAATTTTGCTCTATCCTTAA
- a CDS encoding DUF2294 domain-containing protein produces MEKQAPTRGQLERTLAQGIQALYRNQLGHQPSQVTCQIIDAKVVIVLENALTQPEQLLVNSGQQELAEQVRFDLDAAIQPQLKDLIEKVVGVCVIDLLSDAKLETGRTGTIAILASEPQVRDSSSNSKRQRS; encoded by the coding sequence ATGGAAAAACAAGCCCCTACTCGCGGGCAATTAGAGCGCACCCTCGCACAGGGGATACAGGCTTTGTATCGCAATCAATTGGGCCATCAACCCAGCCAAGTAACTTGCCAAATTATCGATGCAAAAGTCGTCATTGTTTTAGAAAATGCACTTACCCAACCAGAACAACTTCTAGTCAATAGCGGTCAACAGGAACTAGCCGAACAAGTGCGCTTTGATTTAGATGCAGCTATTCAGCCTCAACTGAAAGACTTAATCGAAAAAGTAGTGGGAGTTTGCGTGATCGACCTGCTCAGCGATGCCAAATTAGAAACAGGTCGTACTGGTACGATCGCAATTTTAGCTAGCGAACCACAAGTACGAGATTCCTCTTCTAATTCAAAGCGACAAAGATCTTAA
- a CDS encoding response regulator, which yields MKHRTAIDPPILHISLRANLCQAPLSRLRNASSFLTSDITSKTTFLEKRMDMEFSLGGGEESVSQKPLVLAVDDNEDNLVLISFTLDLIGCNFITAKNGETTIKLAQTHQPDLILLDIMLPDINGIEIITRLRENSQTKDIPVIAVTALARPEDRRNILAAGCNDYISKPYVVDDLEAVLRRYLN from the coding sequence GTGAAGCATCGAACGGCGATCGATCCGCCGATTCTTCATATATCGTTACGAGCCAATCTGTGTCAAGCGCCATTGAGCCGCTTGAGGAATGCCTCGTCCTTTCTTACTTCAGACATTACCAGTAAAACTACTTTCCTAGAAAAGAGAATGGATATGGAATTTTCTCTTGGCGGCGGTGAAGAATCGGTTAGCCAAAAACCTTTAGTATTAGCAGTTGATGATAATGAAGATAACTTGGTGCTAATAAGTTTTACCCTCGATTTGATTGGCTGTAACTTTATTACGGCTAAAAACGGTGAAACAACAATTAAATTAGCGCAAACTCACCAGCCAGATTTAATTTTGCTAGATATCATGTTGCCGGATATAAATGGGATTGAAATTATTACCAGGCTGAGAGAAAATTCGCAAACAAAGGATATTCCCGTGATTGCAGTTACAGCTTTAGCCCGACCAGAAGATCGGCGAAATATTCTAGCGGCTGGTTGCAATGATTATATAAGTAAACCCTATGTCGTAGATGACTTAGAAGCCGTACTCCGCCGCTATCTCAACTAA
- a CDS encoding DUF2294 domain-containing protein gives MEKSIANQTEQQWQPVLSQRIRQLYCRLVEHEPSEVRCKLVDNTLTIVLENTLSRPLQLLARNDDPTLAQQVKLNVEAVIKPQLKQIIEEVFGVAVVDLLMDTSLETGRTGTIAILASKP, from the coding sequence ATGGAGAAGTCGATCGCAAACCAGACAGAGCAACAATGGCAACCAGTTTTGTCACAACGCATCCGACAATTGTATTGTAGGTTGGTGGAACACGAGCCAAGCGAAGTAAGGTGTAAACTGGTTGATAACACGCTGACAATCGTTTTGGAAAATACGCTCAGTCGCCCGTTGCAACTGTTAGCAAGGAATGACGACCCTACTCTGGCCCAACAAGTAAAATTAAATGTTGAAGCTGTTATTAAACCGCAATTGAAGCAGATTATAGAGGAAGTGTTTGGCGTTGCCGTGGTTGACCTCCTGATGGATACTAGTTTAGAAACTGGCCGGACTGGTACGATCGCTATTCTAGCTAGTAAGCCTTGA
- a CDS encoding response regulator has protein sequence MNDFPHLPNNSASPILNRPLVLVADDHEDNLMLISLAVQQLLGYSSIAAQDGPTTICLAQLYQPDLILLDIVLPHLNGIEVIHRLKQHPQTKHIPIVAVTALAKREDCDRILAAGCDDYISKPYMLEDLETTIHRYISVPSLV, from the coding sequence ATGAACGATTTCCCTCATTTACCCAACAATAGTGCTTCCCCTATTTTGAATCGTCCCTTAGTTCTGGTAGCGGACGATCATGAAGACAATCTGATGCTGATTTCTCTAGCAGTGCAACAACTTTTAGGGTATTCCTCGATCGCTGCTCAAGATGGCCCGACGACGATCTGTTTAGCTCAACTATACCAACCAGATTTGATTCTGCTCGATATCGTACTGCCTCATTTGAATGGCATAGAAGTAATCCATCGTCTCAAACAACATCCTCAAACCAAACATATCCCGATCGTCGCAGTGACGGCTTTAGCAAAAAGAGAAGATTGCGATCGCATTTTGGCTGCTGGTTGTGATGATTACATCAGCAAGCCTTATATGCTCGAAGACTTAGAAACCACGATCCATCGCTATATATCTGTACCATCCCTGGTTTAA
- a CDS encoding NAD-dependent succinate-semialdehyde dehydrogenase, which produces MAIATINPATGETLQTFEALTSSEIETKLQLAEKAFADYRKIPLSQRGEWMKEAANILERDREQFAKIMTLEMGKPIKAAIAEIEKCALVCRYYAEKAAEFLADVIVDSDASHSFVRYEPLGAILAVMPWNFPFWQVFRFVAPGLMAGNVGLLKHASNVPQCALAIEKILLEAGFPEGVFQTLLVGADKVADIIADERVKAATLTGSEPAGASLASLAGKYIKKTVLELGGSDPFIVLESADLEAAVSSAVTARMLNNGQSCIAAKRFILAEAIADEFQQKLIEKFQALKIGDPMNRDTDLGPLATTSILDEIDQLVQTCINKGAKALTGGHRLSDRPGNFYPATILADFGPGTPADREEFFGPVALLFRVKNIDEAIERANAIPFGLGASAWTNVESEAQHLISELEAGAVFINGLVKSDPRLPFGGIKRSGYGRELGVQGIHEFVNIKTVWVK; this is translated from the coding sequence ATGGCTATTGCCACCATTAATCCGGCGACGGGAGAAACGCTACAAACCTTTGAAGCTTTAACTTCAAGTGAAATCGAAACAAAGTTGCAGTTGGCAGAGAAGGCATTTGCAGATTACCGCAAAATTCCCTTAAGCCAAAGAGGGGAGTGGATGAAGGAGGCGGCGAACATCCTGGAGCGCGATCGGGAACAGTTTGCCAAAATCATGACTCTGGAAATGGGTAAGCCAATCAAAGCCGCGATCGCAGAAATCGAAAAATGCGCCTTAGTTTGTCGTTATTATGCCGAAAAAGCGGCAGAATTTCTGGCAGACGTAATAGTAGACAGCGATGCCAGCCACAGCTTTGTCCGCTACGAGCCATTGGGAGCCATTTTAGCCGTAATGCCTTGGAATTTTCCCTTTTGGCAAGTATTCCGCTTTGTAGCCCCAGGACTGATGGCAGGAAACGTCGGATTGCTCAAACACGCTTCTAACGTGCCTCAATGTGCCTTGGCCATTGAAAAAATTTTACTAGAGGCAGGCTTTCCGGAAGGAGTATTTCAAACCTTGCTGGTAGGAGCAGACAAAGTAGCCGACATCATCGCCGACGAAAGGGTAAAAGCAGCTACCCTTACGGGGAGCGAACCGGCAGGTGCTTCTCTGGCCTCTTTAGCAGGTAAGTATATCAAAAAAACCGTTTTGGAATTAGGAGGTAGCGATCCGTTTATCGTACTGGAAAGTGCCGACTTAGAAGCGGCAGTTTCCTCTGCTGTCACGGCACGGATGTTAAATAACGGACAATCTTGTATTGCTGCCAAGCGCTTTATTTTAGCTGAAGCGATCGCAGATGAATTTCAACAAAAACTAATCGAAAAATTCCAAGCCTTAAAAATTGGCGATCCGATGAATCGAGATACTGACTTGGGGCCATTGGCAACCACAAGTATTCTGGACGAAATCGACCAACTAGTGCAAACTTGCATCAACAAAGGCGCGAAAGCTCTCACTGGTGGACATCGTTTGTCCGATCGCCCCGGCAACTTTTATCCAGCGACTATTTTGGCCGATTTTGGGCCCGGTACTCCTGCCGATCGAGAAGAATTTTTCGGCCCAGTAGCGCTCTTATTCCGAGTCAAAAATATTGATGAAGCAATTGAACGTGCTAACGCAATTCCCTTCGGATTGGGAGCTAGTGCCTGGACAAATGTGGAATCAGAAGCACAGCACTTGATTTCTGAATTAGAAGCAGGTGCCGTATTTATTAATGGCTTAGTTAAATCCGATCCCCGTTTACCATTCGGTGGAATTAAACGTTCCGGATACGGACGAGAACTCGGCGTTCAAGGCATTCACGAATTTGTCAATATCAAAACAGTGTGGGTGAAATAA
- a CDS encoding acetolactate synthase large subunit → MNTAELLVRCLENEGVRYIFGLPGEENLHVLEAIRNSSIQFITTRHEQGAAFMADVYGRLTGQAGVCLSTLGPGATNLMTGVADANLDGAPLVAITGQVGTDRMHKESHQYLDLVAMFAPVTKWNTQIVRPSIAPEVVRKAFKLAQTEKPGAVHIDVPENIAAMPVTGEPLSKGDVEKTFASFRSIKHASEVISKANNPIILVGNGAIRANASEAVTQFASQLNIPVANTFMGKGVIPYTHPLALWAVGLQLRDYINCGFDRADLVIAIGYDLIEYSPKKWNPDGKIPIVHIAATHAEIDSNYIPIAEVVGDISDSLDEILQRADRTGKPNPYALELRDDIRADYEHYANDDAFPIKPQKLIYDLRQVMGPEDIVISDVGAHKMWMARHYHCERPNTCIISNGFAAMGIAIPGAMAAKLVAPDKKVVAVTGDGGFMMNCQELETALRVGTNFVTIIFNDGGYGLIEWKQENQMGRSSFIKFGNPDFVKFAESMGLKGYRVQSTSDFIPILKEALEQNVPAVIDCQVDYRENLRFTQKAGGLSCAM, encoded by the coding sequence ATGAATACAGCCGAATTACTAGTACGCTGTCTGGAAAATGAGGGAGTACGCTATATTTTCGGCCTTCCAGGGGAAGAAAACCTTCACGTATTAGAAGCAATCAGAAATTCTTCTATTCAGTTTATTACTACTCGTCACGAACAAGGCGCTGCTTTCATGGCAGATGTTTATGGTCGTTTAACCGGACAAGCTGGAGTATGTCTTTCTACTCTTGGCCCCGGTGCAACCAACTTGATGACAGGTGTTGCTGATGCCAACTTAGATGGAGCGCCGCTAGTAGCAATTACCGGACAAGTGGGAACCGATCGGATGCACAAAGAATCCCATCAATATTTAGATTTGGTGGCGATGTTCGCGCCAGTAACTAAGTGGAATACCCAAATTGTCAGACCGAGTATTGCACCGGAAGTTGTTCGCAAAGCTTTTAAGTTAGCTCAGACAGAAAAACCTGGTGCCGTTCACATTGACGTGCCGGAAAATATTGCTGCGATGCCTGTTACTGGGGAACCACTTAGTAAAGGTGATGTAGAAAAAACTTTTGCTTCTTTTCGCAGTATTAAGCACGCATCCGAAGTTATTTCTAAAGCCAATAACCCCATAATTTTAGTGGGTAATGGTGCGATTCGCGCTAATGCTAGCGAAGCGGTTACTCAATTTGCCAGCCAATTAAATATCCCGGTTGCTAATACTTTTATGGGTAAAGGGGTGATTCCTTACACCCATCCCTTAGCTTTATGGGCAGTTGGTTTGCAGTTGCGCGATTATATCAACTGTGGGTTCGATCGCGCAGATTTGGTAATTGCCATTGGTTACGATTTAATCGAATATTCACCGAAAAAGTGGAATCCTGATGGGAAAATCCCGATCGTTCACATTGCCGCTACCCATGCGGAAATCGATAGCAACTATATTCCAATCGCGGAAGTAGTCGGCGATATTTCCGATTCGTTAGATGAAATTTTGCAAAGAGCCGATCGCACTGGTAAACCTAACCCTTATGCTTTGGAATTAAGAGATGATATCCGAGCAGATTACGAACACTATGCCAACGATGATGCTTTTCCCATTAAGCCTCAAAAACTAATTTACGATTTGCGGCAAGTCATGGGGCCGGAAGATATCGTAATTTCCGATGTCGGCGCTCATAAAATGTGGATGGCACGACATTATCACTGCGAACGCCCCAATACTTGTATTATTTCTAATGGGTTTGCCGCAATGGGAATTGCCATACCGGGAGCAATGGCAGCCAAATTAGTGGCACCTGATAAAAAAGTGGTTGCCGTTACCGGAGACGGCGGTTTCATGATGAATTGTCAAGAACTGGAAACCGCTCTGCGCGTCGGAACTAATTTCGTTACCATCATCTTCAACGATGGCGGTTACGGCTTGATCGAGTGGAAGCAAGAAAACCAAATGGGTCGTTCTTCTTTCATCAAATTTGGCAATCCAGATTTTGTTAAATTTGCGGAAAGTATGGGATTAAAAGGTTATCGAGTGCAATCAACTAGCGATTTTATTCCTATTTTGAAAGAAGCTCTCGAACAAAATGTTCCTGCCGTAATTGATTGCCAAGTTGATTATCGGGAAAATCTTCGTTTCACTCAAAAAGCTGGTGGATTGAGTTGCGCTATGTAA
- the xth gene encoding exodeoxyribonuclease III yields MKIATWNVNSIRIRLEQVTNWLLENPVDVLCLQETKVQDIDFPRTAFEMLGYHAYILGQKSYNGVAIISKTAMTDVSMGFSSIVGEENGGDFDEQKRVIAGVVDGIQIVNVYVPNGSAVGSDKYDYKLRWLKVLRNYLKVLLEKQDSLLICGDFNIALEDKDIHNPKGREKQVMATDLEREALREVLELGLADAFRKFTTEGGHFSWWDYRSGAFRRNWGWRIDHHYLTPILYDRATSCTIDIAPRQLTQPSDHAPVIVTF; encoded by the coding sequence ATGAAAATCGCCACTTGGAACGTCAACTCAATTCGCATTCGCTTAGAACAGGTAACAAATTGGTTATTGGAAAATCCTGTCGATGTTTTGTGTCTGCAAGAAACTAAAGTACAAGATATTGATTTTCCCCGTACTGCTTTTGAAATGTTAGGCTATCACGCTTATATTTTGGGACAAAAATCTTACAATGGCGTAGCAATCATCAGCAAAACTGCTATGACGGATGTAAGTATGGGTTTCTCTTCTATAGTAGGGGAAGAAAATGGAGGTGATTTTGACGAACAGAAAAGAGTAATTGCTGGCGTTGTGGATGGCATTCAGATTGTCAATGTCTATGTTCCCAATGGTTCTGCGGTAGGTAGCGATAAATACGATTATAAGTTGCGCTGGTTAAAAGTACTGCGAAATTACCTGAAAGTTTTGCTAGAAAAACAAGATAGCTTATTAATTTGTGGAGATTTTAATATTGCCTTAGAAGATAAAGATATTCATAATCCTAAAGGAAGAGAAAAACAAGTAATGGCAACTGATTTGGAGCGAGAAGCCTTGCGAGAAGTTTTAGAATTAGGATTAGCAGATGCTTTTCGCAAATTCACAACTGAAGGCGGACACTTCAGTTGGTGGGATTATCGTTCTGGTGCGTTTCGGCGTAACTGGGGTTGGCGAATCGACCATCATTATTTGACTCCCATTTTGTACGATCGCGCTACCAGTTGCACGATCGATATCGCACCCCGCCAACTTACCCAACCCAGCGATCATGCTCCCGTAATTGTTACATTTTGA
- a CDS encoding SDR family oxidoreductase — MFLVTGATGGLGRRVVRLLRERELPVRAFVRLSSRYAELEHRGAEIFVGDLQQEKDIQKACQGVDYIISAHGSDRNSLALDYRANIELIDRAKEVGVKYFTFISVLGVDRGYEDAPTFKAKREVEKYLQKSGLNYTILRPSGFASNLLPLAEQFQQTGIYLLLGDPKNRTSIISTDDLAQITVDSVNVTAAKNQILPVGGPDILKREDIPRIFGRIFNREPMIINPPLFAFDGVRGLVGLANPNLQKSLGTFRTLLANEFFCTPAEIAKLESMFNFKLENLESFLRRYLGV, encoded by the coding sequence ATGTTTCTAGTAACTGGAGCGACAGGAGGATTAGGTCGTCGGGTCGTGCGTTTACTGCGAGAAAGAGAGTTACCCGTGCGGGCGTTCGTCCGCCTATCCTCTCGCTACGCAGAACTGGAACACCGAGGGGCGGAAATTTTTGTCGGTGATTTACAGCAGGAAAAAGATATCCAAAAAGCTTGTCAAGGCGTAGACTATATCATCAGCGCTCACGGGTCCGATCGCAATTCCCTAGCTTTGGATTATCGAGCCAATATAGAATTGATCGATCGAGCTAAAGAAGTAGGTGTTAAATACTTTACCTTTATTTCAGTGCTAGGAGTAGATCGGGGATACGAAGATGCACCTACCTTTAAAGCCAAACGAGAAGTAGAAAAATATCTGCAAAAAAGTGGATTGAATTATACAATTTTGCGCCCTTCTGGATTTGCTTCCAATCTACTACCTTTAGCAGAACAGTTCCAACAAACGGGAATCTACTTACTTTTAGGTGACCCCAAAAACCGTACTTCCATTATCAGTACTGACGATTTAGCACAAATAACCGTAGACTCCGTGAACGTGACAGCTGCCAAAAATCAAATTTTGCCAGTGGGAGGGCCAGATATTCTTAAGCGAGAAGATATTCCCCGTATTTTTGGGCGGATTTTCAATCGAGAACCAATGATAATTAACCCTCCTTTATTTGCATTTGATGGAGTACGTGGATTGGTTGGTTTGGCGAATCCTAACTTGCAAAAATCCCTTGGTACGTTCCGAACTTTATTGGCTAATGAATTTTTCTGTACTCCCGCAGAAATTGCGAAACTAGAGTCAATGTTCAACTTCAAGTTAGAAAATTTAGAAAGTTTCTTAAGGCGTTATTTAGGAGTTTAG
- a CDS encoding TIGR00297 family protein produces the protein MSIYLLNPWLVAVGLNTVLLAIAWFAPKKLLTPAGYLHAWVLGMVIWGTLGWQGYLVVMFYFLVGSGVTRIGMAQKEAEGIAEKRSGARGPENVWGSAAVATLCALGIAIVNWGLVPNLEYPFPSLQSLLLLGYVASFSTKLSDTSASEVGKAYGKRTFLITTLQPVARGTEGAVSLEGTLAGVIASAALALVGWGVGLINIVGIALCIVAAFIATNLESVIGATLQSKISWLTNELVNVINTFLGAIVAMLLAMVLALL, from the coding sequence ATGTCTATCTATTTGCTGAATCCCTGGCTGGTTGCGGTAGGGTTGAATACCGTTTTACTGGCAATTGCTTGGTTTGCGCCGAAAAAATTACTTACTCCCGCAGGTTATCTGCACGCCTGGGTGTTGGGAATGGTAATTTGGGGTACTCTGGGCTGGCAAGGATATTTAGTAGTGATGTTCTATTTCCTGGTGGGGTCTGGGGTAACGCGGATTGGCATGGCCCAAAAGGAAGCGGAGGGCATTGCAGAAAAGCGATCGGGTGCGCGTGGGCCAGAAAATGTTTGGGGTTCGGCGGCGGTTGCGACTCTCTGCGCGTTGGGAATTGCCATTGTTAATTGGGGTTTAGTGCCTAATTTAGAATATCCGTTTCCCAGTTTGCAGTCTCTTCTTTTGTTGGGATATGTCGCCAGCTTCAGTACGAAACTTTCCGATACCAGCGCCAGCGAAGTGGGAAAAGCTTACGGAAAACGAACATTTTTGATTACTACCCTCCAACCAGTGGCGCGGGGAACGGAAGGTGCGGTGAGTTTGGAGGGTACTTTAGCTGGGGTGATAGCTTCAGCTGCTTTAGCCCTAGTTGGTTGGGGCGTTGGTTTAATTAATATCGTGGGAATTGCTTTGTGTATCGTCGCCGCTTTCATCGCTACTAACTTGGAAAGCGTCATCGGCGCTACCCTCCAATCTAAGATAAGTTGGCTCACCAACGAACTAGTGAATGTAATTAACACTTTCTTAGGTGCGATCGTCGCTATGCTCTTGGCGATGGTATTAGCCTTACTGTAA
- a CDS encoding VOC family protein, whose translation MNQVIFHLAFPVGDIAQTKAFYADGLGCEIGRENATSVILNLYGHQIVAHLAKEALTPQKGIYPRHFGLVFTSEIDWEALLERAKQKNLRFYQKPKRRFMGELIEHRTFFLEDPFYNVLEFKYYFHSSAIFGNREFPRVGDVV comes from the coding sequence ATGAACCAAGTTATCTTTCATCTTGCTTTTCCCGTGGGCGACATTGCCCAAACGAAAGCATTTTACGCCGATGGTTTGGGTTGCGAAATCGGTAGAGAAAACGCAACTTCGGTAATTTTAAACCTGTACGGGCATCAAATCGTAGCTCATCTCGCTAAAGAAGCTTTAACTCCCCAAAAAGGTATTTATCCGAGACATTTTGGTTTGGTTTTCACTTCTGAAATTGACTGGGAAGCGCTTTTAGAAAGAGCCAAACAAAAAAACCTGCGTTTTTATCAAAAACCCAAACGCAGGTTTATGGGTGAGTTAATAGAGCATCGCACCTTCTTTTTAGAAGATCCTTTCTACAATGTGCTGGAATTCAAATATTACTTTCATTCGTCGGCAATCTTCGGAAATCGTGAATTTCCACGGGTGGGTGATGTGGTTTGA
- a CDS encoding triacylglycerol lipase, producing the protein MKTEKKRNPILLVHGINDTGAVFYKMAPYLKKLGWSVYDLDLIPNNGDRPLDYLAEQVADYVEKNLPSKQPFDLVGFSMGGVVSRYYVQRLGGIDRIQRFVTIASPHRGTLAAYGSQRPGCIQMRPGSKFLEDLNRDVDILERVNFTSIWTPLDLIILPANSSQLPVGKDIQVTVPFHPWMLTDDRSIEYVVTALSEPIKPHHPPVEIHDFRRLPTNESNI; encoded by the coding sequence ATGAAAACCGAGAAAAAGCGCAACCCAATACTGTTAGTTCACGGTATTAACGATACTGGCGCTGTTTTCTATAAAATGGCTCCTTACTTGAAAAAATTGGGTTGGTCTGTATATGACCTCGATTTAATACCTAATAATGGCGATCGACCTCTCGATTACCTAGCTGAACAAGTAGCAGATTATGTAGAGAAAAATTTACCATCTAAACAACCTTTTGATTTGGTTGGTTTCAGTATGGGGGGAGTTGTCAGCCGCTACTACGTGCAGCGATTGGGAGGGATCGATCGCATCCAGCGCTTCGTGACGATTGCTTCACCCCATCGCGGTACTCTAGCAGCTTACGGTTCCCAGCGTCCCGGCTGCATTCAGATGCGTCCCGGCAGTAAATTTTTAGAAGATTTAAATCGAGATGTAGATATACTGGAAAGAGTTAATTTTACTTCCATTTGGACTCCTCTCGACTTAATCATTTTGCCAGCGAATAGCTCTCAACTTCCAGTCGGTAAAGATATCCAAGTAACAGTTCCTTTCCATCCCTGGATGCTAACAGACGATCGCAGTATCGAATATGTAGTAACGGCGCTTTCAGAACCAATCAAACCACATCACCCACCCGTGGAAATTCACGATTTCCGAAGATTGCCGACGAATGAAAGTAATATTTGA